One genomic region from Chthonomonas calidirosea T49 encodes:
- a CDS encoding alpha amylase family protein: protein MRFRIQRCYCVLIGSFLLCVKPASAQEIPDIARRIVGAIGAQERMLWVDGTANITRTLMVNGHPEVVDYSTTQAGVEAIVAHCKAAHINTLVVDVKPLAGLTLYDSRVAPRMQVWQGHPLPNFDILAAFVQAGHKAGLQVDADINILSEGHKYYQVGPAYAHPDWQSVTYTVDRGLIAPDGSRLPIYVEGEPSASNRAKVLPQDTMVLSQEAEAMVGLETTGSDLNRSSNASSNTAVGQQLNLVIDKDDRVTGFVDSALLGDNPLSAPDEGYLISATRASDQQWIGMHLTPGAIVRFDLQTPLVPIAQAANEKVACFVNPLNPDVRRYELAMVRDIASRYDIDGFVLDRCRYADFYNDFSDITRRAFEQYIGHPVAHWPEDIYRFSPHPGDPIIPGPLYSQWIRFRAQTIRDFAADVVRTVHAVKPGLPVGTYVGSWYPAYYPVGVNWGSPWTPLHYSWFPDGYPDTGYAELFTWVSTGCYYPIATEEEAIRQGKSRDLTVEGAARISRLALANGTLLYPGIYVPDYEGHPEEMIRALQAAARQGEGWMIFDLSYIDQFNWWPYLEEAYPADALPPERLPDILTAIRSARGALPPPNGGEVRQ, encoded by the coding sequence ATGAGGTTCAGGATACAACGCTGCTATTGCGTGCTGATAGGCTCCTTTTTGCTCTGCGTTAAGCCAGCCTCTGCTCAGGAGATACCCGATATCGCACGTCGCATTGTGGGCGCCATCGGCGCTCAAGAACGCATGTTGTGGGTAGATGGAACCGCTAATATCACGCGCACCCTGATGGTGAACGGCCACCCGGAGGTTGTGGACTACTCCACAACGCAGGCCGGCGTGGAAGCCATTGTGGCCCATTGTAAAGCGGCGCATATCAACACCCTTGTTGTAGATGTGAAACCGTTGGCTGGTCTCACGCTTTACGATAGCCGTGTGGCGCCTCGAATGCAGGTGTGGCAAGGACATCCGCTCCCCAATTTTGACATCCTTGCGGCATTTGTACAGGCCGGCCACAAAGCGGGGCTGCAGGTGGATGCCGATATTAATATTCTTAGTGAGGGGCATAAGTACTACCAGGTAGGGCCGGCGTATGCGCACCCCGATTGGCAGTCGGTGACCTACACGGTGGACCGGGGCCTTATCGCACCGGACGGAAGCCGTCTCCCGATCTATGTCGAGGGCGAGCCTTCCGCCTCCAATCGCGCCAAGGTGCTTCCTCAAGATACGATGGTGCTATCGCAGGAAGCAGAGGCCATGGTGGGATTAGAGACCACCGGCAGCGATCTGAACCGCTCATCGAATGCGTCCTCGAACACAGCGGTTGGCCAACAGCTCAATCTGGTGATTGATAAAGACGACCGCGTGACCGGTTTTGTAGATAGTGCTCTTTTAGGAGATAATCCGTTAAGTGCGCCCGACGAGGGCTATCTTATCTCGGCGACCAGGGCCTCCGATCAGCAGTGGATAGGGATGCACCTTACGCCGGGCGCCATCGTACGTTTCGACCTTCAAACGCCCCTGGTGCCGATCGCCCAGGCAGCCAATGAAAAGGTGGCCTGCTTTGTGAACCCGCTGAATCCGGACGTTCGTCGTTATGAGCTGGCGATGGTGCGCGATATCGCGAGCCGCTACGATATAGATGGGTTTGTGCTCGATAGATGCCGCTACGCCGATTTCTACAACGATTTCAGCGACATTACCCGCCGTGCTTTCGAACAGTACATCGGACATCCGGTAGCCCATTGGCCGGAAGATATCTATCGGTTCTCTCCCCATCCGGGTGACCCCATTATCCCCGGTCCCCTCTATTCGCAATGGATTCGGTTTCGTGCGCAGACGATACGCGATTTCGCTGCCGATGTGGTGAGAACGGTGCATGCGGTTAAACCGGGGTTGCCGGTGGGAACCTATGTTGGCTCTTGGTACCCGGCCTACTACCCTGTGGGGGTCAACTGGGGCAGCCCTTGGACGCCTCTGCACTATAGCTGGTTCCCCGATGGCTACCCTGATACGGGCTATGCCGAGCTGTTCACGTGGGTTTCTACAGGATGTTACTATCCGATTGCTACCGAGGAAGAGGCTATACGCCAAGGGAAGAGCAGAGACCTCACCGTGGAAGGGGCGGCACGCATCTCTCGCCTGGCATTGGCGAACGGCACTCTGCTCTATCCGGGAATCTATGTTCCAGACTATGAGGGGCATCCTGAAGAGATGATTCGCGCCCTTCAAGCGGCTGCGCGCCAAGGTGAGGGATGGATGATCTTCGATCTGTCCTATATTGACCAGTTCAACTGGTGGCCTTATCTGGAAGAGGCCTATCCTGCCGACGCCCTGCCTCCCGAACGATTACCTGATATACTGACAGCCATTCGCAGTGCCCGTGGTGCACTGCCACCACCCAATGGAGGAGAGGTTCGCCAATGA
- a CDS encoding 3-keto-disaccharide hydrolase: MKRFVLLFVALFVLSGPALKAQETPTKKFIPPHGPTRPVPPPRNAIVLFDGKNTDAWTQLDGSPVKWDLSDGVLTVKPGTGNIITKQKFGDYRLHVEFRIPYMPDAHGQARGNSGVYNHGLYEVQILDSVNNPTYFAGGCGAIYGQRDPDENAALPPGQWQSYDIIFRAPRFDANGNLIEKPRITVIWNGVKVHDNVEIQGPTTASLPGPMVATGPIMLQDHGCPVSFRDIWIVPLKNALPNPPKKADK; the protein is encoded by the coding sequence ATGAAACGTTTCGTTCTTTTGTTTGTCGCTCTGTTCGTGCTGAGCGGTCCTGCACTAAAGGCTCAGGAAACACCGACCAAGAAGTTTATTCCCCCGCACGGCCCAACACGCCCTGTGCCGCCGCCTCGCAACGCCATTGTGTTGTTCGATGGAAAGAACACGGATGCTTGGACTCAGCTAGATGGCAGTCCAGTGAAATGGGATTTAAGCGATGGCGTACTCACCGTGAAGCCTGGAACGGGCAACATCATCACCAAGCAGAAGTTCGGCGACTATCGCCTGCATGTGGAGTTTCGGATTCCCTATATGCCGGACGCACATGGCCAGGCACGGGGCAATAGCGGTGTCTATAATCATGGCCTCTATGAGGTACAAATTCTCGATTCGGTGAACAATCCTACCTACTTTGCGGGAGGATGTGGTGCCATCTACGGCCAGCGCGACCCCGATGAGAATGCGGCGCTGCCACCGGGACAGTGGCAGTCGTACGACATTATTTTTCGGGCTCCTCGTTTCGACGCCAATGGTAACCTCATCGAAAAGCCACGAATCACCGTAATATGGAATGGGGTTAAGGTGCACGATAACGTGGAGATACAAGGCCCTACCACCGCAAGCCTGCCCGGGCCTATGGTAGCCACCGGGCCCATTATGCTGCAAGACCATGGCTGCCCAGTGAGTTTTCGGGACATATGGATCGTGCCCCTAAAAAATGCCCTGCCGAACCCGCCTAAAAAGGCGGACAAATAA
- a CDS encoding thioredoxin fold domain-containing protein, which yields MLRRLYFGIALLGLCLSYQRAWGAGIAWSHSLKSALIKARSEHRLVMLDIYTDWCYWCKRLDSDVYPQSVVVQAARQVIPVKLNAETTKEGRAAAERYEVTGYPTVLFLDGQGQVVGRIGGYEPAPNFAADVDHIVAEYRQLPGLESYVRSHPNDGAAALRLLHIYVEAGRLSAVEPLIARIRRVDPSGSKNLLAEALLLGGSAYIHAGNVSRAAADFKEAAQKTRIPDMQAEAHMYLAMLYAAQNQLTPATTQLKAVLAIRGCSAQMHQAAQQMLSQIQAAQLQTH from the coding sequence ATGTTGCGTCGTCTGTATTTTGGAATCGCGCTTTTAGGTTTGTGTCTCAGTTATCAGAGAGCTTGGGGAGCCGGCATCGCCTGGTCGCACTCCCTTAAGAGCGCATTGATAAAAGCGCGCAGCGAACACAGGTTAGTGATGCTAGATATCTATACGGACTGGTGCTATTGGTGCAAACGCCTCGATAGCGATGTCTACCCCCAATCGGTTGTGGTGCAGGCTGCTCGGCAGGTGATCCCGGTGAAGTTGAATGCTGAGACCACCAAAGAGGGACGTGCGGCTGCCGAGCGTTATGAGGTGACAGGTTATCCAACGGTGCTTTTTCTAGATGGTCAAGGCCAAGTTGTTGGGCGCATTGGAGGGTATGAACCGGCTCCGAACTTTGCTGCGGATGTGGATCATATCGTTGCAGAGTATCGGCAGCTCCCTGGTTTGGAGAGCTATGTGCGCTCTCATCCCAACGATGGAGCAGCGGCCCTTCGGCTGTTACATATCTATGTAGAGGCCGGGCGGCTTAGCGCCGTGGAACCGCTGATCGCCAGGATTCGGCGCGTAGACCCTAGCGGATCGAAAAATCTGTTGGCGGAGGCACTGCTTCTGGGTGGATCGGCCTACATTCATGCGGGCAACGTCAGCCGCGCCGCTGCCGATTTTAAAGAGGCGGCTCAAAAAACTCGTATCCCCGATATGCAGGCTGAAGCTCACATGTATCTTGCGATGCTTTATGCCGCTCAGAACCAACTCACCCCTGCCACTACTCAGCTTAAGGCGGTTTTGGCTATTCGAGGCTGCTCCGCGCAGATGCATCAAGCGGCTCAGCAGATGCTATCTCAAATTCAGGCCGCTCAGTTACAAACCCATTAA
- a CDS encoding DUF1559 domain-containing protein has product MKRHTRSGFTLIELLVVIAIIAILAAILFPVFAQAREKARAISCLSNLKQIGLATGMYVQDYDEFFYPHRWNSGPDSNPFLQDPVGNATISGAARNKTFWISLLYPYAKNYDLWKCPSAPNAFVKWNTDGAQCGGSANNTAVGCGGVGYGGQDSYGHNDAWMSPAGNYATLYGGAVAVVADAAVPRVASTVLVVDASYYGAVPDVCNESGLWQANKANGNECNYVTGQGAFYGHYWKNIGNARWSWTGGEAGPYGGAAGVQKALNDGPSRHNGIMNVQFVDGHAKAIPYKELIGDVCLWTTDADGPHPACQ; this is encoded by the coding sequence ATGAAGCGTCACACTCGAAGCGGTTTTACGCTCATTGAGTTGCTTGTTGTTATCGCGATAATAGCGATACTGGCAGCGATTCTTTTCCCCGTGTTTGCGCAGGCGCGTGAAAAAGCGCGCGCCATCTCCTGCTTGTCCAACCTCAAGCAGATCGGTTTAGCGACCGGCATGTACGTTCAAGACTATGATGAGTTTTTCTATCCGCACCGGTGGAACTCGGGGCCGGATAGCAACCCGTTCCTTCAGGACCCTGTGGGCAACGCCACCATTAGCGGTGCCGCCCGCAACAAAACCTTCTGGATCAGCCTGCTTTACCCCTATGCCAAAAACTACGACCTTTGGAAGTGTCCCTCCGCGCCCAATGCCTTCGTGAAGTGGAACACGGATGGCGCACAATGCGGTGGCTCCGCTAACAACACGGCGGTCGGTTGTGGTGGCGTGGGATATGGAGGGCAGGACAGCTATGGGCACAACGACGCCTGGATGAGCCCTGCCGGCAACTATGCGACGCTTTATGGTGGGGCCGTTGCCGTGGTGGCGGATGCTGCTGTCCCGCGTGTGGCCTCTACGGTGCTTGTCGTGGATGCTTCTTACTACGGCGCTGTGCCCGATGTCTGTAACGAGTCTGGGCTTTGGCAGGCAAATAAGGCCAACGGAAACGAGTGCAACTATGTGACCGGACAGGGAGCCTTCTACGGGCACTACTGGAAGAACATCGGTAATGCGCGTTGGAGCTGGACAGGCGGCGAGGCCGGACCTTACGGCGGTGCCGCAGGCGTGCAGAAGGCCCTTAACGACGGCCCCTCGCGCCACAACGGCATAATGAACGTGCAGTTTGTGGACGGTCATGCCAAGGCTATCCCCTATAAGGAGCTTATCGGTGATGTCTGTCTGTGGACAACCGATGCCGATGGCCCGCACCCGGCCTGCCAGTAG
- a CDS encoding chloride channel protein: MQDRSASNGLAPITPDADRTHTPQKRGFRLWTITALAVIIGVLAAFVAYLLYDLISLLTNVVFYHKVAFTLPNITSNPLGPWLVLVPAIGGLIVGLMAKYGTPKIKGHGIPEAMEAVVTSHSKVEAQVAILKPLSAAIAIGTGGPFGAEGPIIQTGGAVGSLVGQLIDTTPAERKVLLACGAAAGMAAIFSTPIAAVILAIELLLFEFKPRSFIPVTVASAIATIVRYQLLGTGLLFKVGPIHFNIFHDLPFYILLGPICGLAAIGYTRALYWFEDLFDHLRVDDVWKPAIGGLILGVIGLFAPRVLGVGYGNITAILNNQLPVAVLLTILIFKSLALLISLGSETSGGLLAPMLMSGGALGALYAIGMNHLCPAASLSPGAFAVASMAAIFGAASRSTFAFILFGFEITRNYGSLLPLMIVSAIADGVVLLFLRETTIMTEKLARRGLTIPQEYEADVLQQVKVDEVMDRTPGVVPAKKKLAELAKEIGTLTDPQLHKHRALLVVDAEGKLAGIVTRGDILRALEQHPDDENLTVLDVCSRNLVVTYEDETVYEAMEKMLLHDIGRLPVVKRKDPQQLVGYLGRAEVLKARFLRFQEEQQIQPGWWRAYRGSRSGPPLKSGARPPSA; the protein is encoded by the coding sequence ATGCAGGATCGATCAGCTAGTAATGGCTTGGCGCCGATAACTCCTGATGCCGACAGGACGCATACGCCTCAAAAACGCGGTTTTCGACTCTGGACGATCACGGCACTCGCCGTCATTATCGGCGTGTTAGCAGCCTTTGTTGCCTACCTTCTCTACGATCTGATCTCTCTGCTCACCAATGTCGTTTTCTATCATAAAGTGGCCTTCACGTTGCCCAACATCACCTCTAACCCTTTGGGACCGTGGCTTGTTCTCGTTCCTGCTATCGGCGGGCTTATCGTAGGGCTGATGGCCAAGTACGGCACGCCCAAGATCAAAGGACACGGTATCCCTGAAGCAATGGAGGCTGTCGTCACCAGCCACAGTAAGGTTGAGGCGCAAGTGGCCATCTTGAAGCCCCTCTCAGCAGCCATCGCCATTGGAACCGGAGGCCCCTTCGGCGCCGAAGGGCCGATCATTCAAACCGGCGGGGCCGTAGGCTCGTTGGTAGGGCAGCTGATAGACACGACCCCCGCTGAACGCAAGGTTTTGCTTGCCTGCGGGGCTGCTGCTGGTATGGCGGCCATCTTCAGTACCCCCATTGCGGCGGTCATCCTTGCTATTGAGCTGCTACTTTTTGAGTTTAAACCGCGTTCCTTCATTCCCGTCACGGTTGCTAGCGCTATCGCCACTATTGTGCGCTATCAACTGCTAGGCACTGGGCTGCTCTTCAAAGTCGGGCCTATCCACTTCAACATTTTTCACGATCTTCCCTTCTACATTCTTCTCGGCCCTATCTGCGGGCTTGCCGCCATCGGCTATACGCGGGCTCTCTACTGGTTTGAAGACCTCTTCGACCACCTGCGTGTAGACGATGTTTGGAAACCGGCCATTGGTGGGCTTATCTTAGGAGTCATCGGCCTATTCGCCCCTCGCGTTTTGGGGGTAGGCTACGGGAACATAACCGCCATTCTTAACAACCAACTTCCCGTCGCTGTCCTCCTTACCATTCTTATCTTCAAGAGCCTGGCACTGCTTATCTCTCTAGGCTCGGAGACCTCTGGGGGTCTTCTTGCCCCGATGCTGATGTCGGGCGGGGCGTTAGGTGCGCTCTACGCTATAGGAATGAACCATCTCTGCCCTGCGGCCTCCCTTTCTCCTGGCGCCTTTGCGGTGGCGAGCATGGCGGCCATCTTCGGCGCGGCCTCCCGCTCCACCTTCGCCTTTATTCTGTTTGGCTTCGAGATCACCCGCAACTACGGCTCACTCCTTCCCCTCATGATCGTCAGCGCCATCGCCGATGGAGTCGTTCTTCTCTTCCTACGTGAGACCACCATCATGACCGAGAAGCTGGCGCGACGTGGTCTAACCATCCCCCAAGAGTACGAGGCCGACGTGCTGCAACAGGTAAAGGTTGACGAGGTGATGGATCGGACTCCAGGCGTAGTACCCGCTAAGAAAAAGCTTGCGGAACTTGCCAAAGAGATAGGCACCTTGACCGATCCTCAGCTGCATAAGCATCGTGCCCTTCTTGTTGTGGACGCAGAGGGAAAGTTGGCGGGGATAGTGACTCGTGGCGACATTCTGCGCGCTTTAGAGCAACACCCAGACGATGAAAACCTCACCGTCCTCGATGTCTGCAGCAGAAACCTCGTTGTGACCTATGAGGACGAGACCGTCTACGAAGCCATGGAGAAGATGCTTCTCCACGATATCGGTCGCCTTCCGGTGGTCAAACGGAAAGACCCGCAGCAGCTTGTGGGCTATCTTGGCCGCGCGGAGGTGTTAAAGGCGCGTTTCCTTAGGTTTCAGGAAGAGCAGCAGATTCAGCCCGGCTGGTGGAGAGCGTATCGTGGATCACGCAGCGGCCCTCCACTAAAAAGCGGCGCCCGTCCTCCTTCCGCTTAA
- a CDS encoding MarR family winged helix-turn-helix transcriptional regulator yields the protein MNQHSDRLFEALEKEDYETLASFRYALRRFLKFSEQAAESKGLTPRQHQALLAIKGYPGRDYVTNGELAERLQIHHQSAVGLVNRLQRMGLVERTAAEDDRRKSYIRLTRQGADILEQLTAAHKRELLAIASHLEQLLRHLQKSQEPHSSDENFLKCAREDRQL from the coding sequence ATGAATCAGCATTCAGATCGCCTTTTTGAAGCCCTTGAGAAAGAGGACTACGAGACGCTCGCCTCTTTCCGGTATGCGCTGCGTCGTTTTTTGAAGTTCAGCGAGCAAGCTGCCGAGTCAAAGGGGTTGACGCCACGTCAGCATCAGGCCTTACTCGCTATAAAGGGCTACCCAGGCCGTGACTATGTAACCAACGGCGAGCTGGCTGAAAGGTTGCAGATTCACCATCAGAGCGCTGTGGGGCTGGTCAATCGTTTACAGCGGATGGGGCTTGTAGAGAGGACTGCGGCCGAAGATGACCGACGAAAGAGCTATATACGGCTGACGCGCCAAGGTGCCGATATTCTCGAGCAACTTACCGCCGCCCACAAGCGCGAGCTCCTTGCGATTGCGTCTCATCTGGAGCAGCTCTTACGCCACCTTCAAAAAAGCCAAGAACCTCATTCCTCAGACGAGAATTTCCTAAAATGCGCGCGCGAAGACCGCCAACTTTAG
- a CDS encoding DUF4149 domain-containing protein gives MIWSLLFVRQLALTLWLGGLVVIDFVETPIRFRVPEVNRNQVVAIGRRVFAALNKLEVIAGAILLLSDALLLPHFRAGVRPLEQSAMETVAAMWLAASVQLVWVRPRMSALTRGLDLVNRDPADPRFAKIGRLHKVYSGLDLLKMLLGLLTLALWVHP, from the coding sequence ATGATTTGGAGCTTACTGTTCGTGCGTCAACTGGCCTTAACCCTTTGGCTTGGAGGCCTAGTCGTTATTGACTTCGTGGAAACACCCATTCGCTTTCGGGTACCGGAGGTTAACCGAAACCAAGTCGTTGCGATTGGAAGACGTGTCTTTGCCGCCCTTAACAAACTGGAGGTGATCGCTGGAGCCATCTTGTTGCTTAGCGACGCCCTTCTGCTTCCCCATTTTCGTGCGGGCGTACGTCCTCTAGAGCAAAGTGCAATGGAAACGGTAGCCGCCATGTGGCTGGCCGCCTCAGTGCAACTAGTGTGGGTAAGACCGCGCATGTCGGCGCTAACACGCGGCCTAGACCTCGTTAACCGCGACCCAGCCGATCCGAGGTTCGCCAAAATAGGCCGCCTCCATAAGGTCTACTCGGGTCTTGATCTGCTAAAAATGCTGCTAGGCCTTCTTACGCTCGCCTTATGGGTTCATCCCTAA
- a CDS encoding DUF1858 domain-containing protein: MRVPPDMKIKKVLELYEGMLDVVVELSPEFKRLRNPVLRKAMTNRITVEQAARIAGVPLARMLYTLNVAAGEDPQWIIEELKTLPYAAHEVQPVNPSHKPQELAELADSDPRIQFLDLMPFDERQEDPLPTILKQLVALKDKQQILLIRHPFDPIPLRDLALKFGFSSWAEERAPHEWFTYFYRPAQSKEK; encoded by the coding sequence ATGCGAGTGCCTCCCGATATGAAAATTAAGAAAGTGCTCGAACTCTACGAGGGCATGCTCGATGTTGTCGTAGAGCTTAGCCCCGAGTTTAAACGACTTCGGAATCCTGTGCTTCGGAAAGCGATGACGAACCGCATCACCGTGGAGCAGGCCGCTCGCATAGCTGGCGTGCCGTTGGCGAGAATGCTCTATACGCTTAACGTTGCTGCCGGTGAAGATCCCCAGTGGATTATAGAGGAGCTCAAAACCCTCCCCTACGCGGCCCATGAGGTTCAACCAGTGAACCCTTCGCATAAGCCGCAAGAGTTGGCTGAGCTAGCTGATAGTGACCCACGTATTCAATTTCTTGATCTCATGCCCTTCGATGAGCGCCAGGAAGACCCCCTGCCCACCATTCTAAAACAGCTTGTGGCATTGAAGGATAAGCAACAGATTCTGCTGATACGCCATCCGTTTGATCCGATCCCCTTGCGCGACCTCGCCCTCAAGTTTGGCTTCTCAAGTTGGGCAGAAGAGAGAGCGCCGCATGAATGGTTTACCTACTTCTATCGTCCAGCACAAAGCAAGGAGAAATAG
- a CDS encoding DUF1015 domain-containing protein produces MAVVQPFRGIHYDPQRVNLADVISPPYDVLSAEDQEDLYRKHPYNIVRLILNREEVGDNEEFNRYTRAAAFLEDALRAGVLVQDAQPCLYAYLQRFPHPLQSGRVCERWALLVALKLEPYENGVVLPHEETHTKAKEDRLRLMRATKANPEPIYGLYEDADGAISALLRQALQTTSPLLTAALPSPINPDIREEHIVYACAAPDLLESFQVQFHQKRVWIADGHHRYETALNYQREQGGPSTPPRPHDFILMGLTAFEDLGLVVLPTHRLVRNIASERLESLGLLLERHFHVFPMELAAARDWLNAGAETERRFVVVLPSKAYGLRPREEVLPESILPERHSEAWRRLDVSLLQVLVLDCTLGISWHDLAHTEDVAYTRNEEEAVQLVQSGAFQLACLLRPPRVQEIRDVAAAGDKMPQKSTYFYPKLYSGLILRSFPLEERE; encoded by the coding sequence TTGGCCGTCGTTCAACCTTTTCGTGGGATACACTACGATCCGCAGCGGGTCAACCTTGCGGATGTCATCTCGCCGCCTTATGATGTGCTCTCTGCGGAGGATCAAGAAGACCTCTATCGTAAACATCCCTATAACATCGTCCGACTCATTCTCAATAGGGAGGAGGTTGGGGACAACGAAGAGTTTAATCGCTATACACGAGCGGCCGCTTTTTTAGAAGATGCCCTACGGGCCGGGGTGCTTGTACAAGACGCACAGCCATGCCTCTACGCCTATCTTCAGCGATTTCCTCATCCTCTCCAATCTGGACGAGTGTGTGAACGCTGGGCGTTGCTAGTTGCGCTCAAGCTTGAGCCTTACGAAAACGGCGTGGTGCTGCCTCATGAAGAGACTCACACGAAGGCCAAGGAGGATCGGCTTCGGTTAATGCGGGCTACGAAGGCCAATCCTGAGCCAATTTATGGGCTTTATGAGGATGCGGATGGTGCGATAAGTGCCCTTTTGCGGCAGGCTTTGCAGACGACTTCTCCCTTGTTAACAGCAGCTTTGCCCAGCCCTATTAACCCCGACATCCGTGAGGAGCATATTGTGTATGCCTGCGCCGCCCCCGATCTCTTGGAGTCGTTTCAGGTGCAGTTCCATCAAAAGCGCGTCTGGATTGCAGATGGCCATCATCGCTATGAGACGGCTTTGAACTATCAACGAGAGCAGGGTGGGCCCTCTACGCCGCCAAGGCCGCACGATTTTATTCTTATGGGCCTAACCGCTTTTGAAGATTTGGGGTTGGTGGTGCTGCCCACACACCGATTGGTGAGAAACATCGCCTCGGAGCGGCTTGAATCGTTGGGGCTACTTTTGGAGCGACATTTTCATGTGTTTCCGATGGAGCTAGCAGCGGCGAGGGACTGGTTAAACGCGGGAGCGGAGACAGAGCGTAGATTCGTGGTGGTGTTGCCGAGCAAGGCGTATGGTTTACGGCCGCGTGAGGAGGTTTTGCCGGAAAGCATTCTCCCAGAAAGACATAGCGAGGCCTGGCGGCGTTTAGATGTAAGTCTGCTTCAGGTGCTGGTGCTTGATTGCACGTTAGGTATATCGTGGCACGACTTGGCGCACACGGAGGATGTTGCCTATACGCGCAATGAGGAGGAGGCGGTGCAGCTCGTGCAGTCGGGTGCTTTTCAGCTAGCGTGCTTGCTTCGCCCTCCACGGGTACAAGAGATACGCGATGTGGCAGCCGCCGGCGACAAAATGCCCCAAAAATCCACCTACTTTTATCCCAAGCTTTATAGCGGGTTGATCTTAAGATCGTTCCCCCTTGAGGAGAGAGAGTAA